In Topomyia yanbarensis strain Yona2022 chromosome 2, ASM3024719v1, whole genome shotgun sequence, one DNA window encodes the following:
- the LOC131678879 gene encoding very long-chain specific acyl-CoA dehydrogenase, mitochondrial-like, whose product MLRLATQLVRQNSNRNNLLTTVRFLTAAAQPKQNAEPDLPNTSFMSNVFRGDVVPVQVFPYPEPTEDQKELIHDMIDPIHRFFRHEHNPIEAERNGCPDPDTVDAMWKMGLFGTVAPAEYGGLGASTTMYATLADAVGAVDLGLGVYIGAHQSIGWKAIQLYGSEEQKKKYLPRVTKGRTLAALALTEPSTGSDINSVKMRAVRSGCGKYYTLNGSKIWISGGNEAGIFTVFARTEVLDDKSGGIKDKITAFIVERDFEGVSSGPPEEKMGIVVSGTSSVFFDDVRVPVENVLGGEGNGFKVAVTTLNTGRFGMGGSMSGMMRTCIQKATEHATKRVQFGRKLIDFGNVQEKLARMAMYQYVTQSMVYMIVGNIDSSFKDYQLEAAISKVFSSESAFLVCDEAIQILGGNGYMKGSGLEKFLRDVRVFRIFEGANDVLRMFIALTGAKYAGSQLKELQRAVEKPAANLGLIFREGSRRVARTIGIQNGNDISEYVAGPLKVSAQRCTESVKMFGKTVQSCLIKHGKGIAEQQFILKRLADSAIDIYGMTSVLSRATRAIEIGLPSAEHEQLLAIAWSVEASDRVHSNLQQINSGHFSKYCDTLSRIARNVSDTGGVVQQLPLEPLQ is encoded by the exons ATGCTACGCTTAGCCACTCAATTAGTCAGACAGAACTCGAACCGGAATAATCTACTTACCACGGTTAG ATTTCTAACAGCAGCTGCTCAACCCAAACAAAATGCCGAACCAGATCTGCCAAACACATCTTTCATGTCGAATGTCTTCCGAGGGGATGTCGTACCGGTGCAGGTCTTTCCATACCCGGAACCTACGGAGGACCAGAAGGAGCTGATACACGATATGATAGATCCGATTCACAGATTCTTCCGCCACGAACACAACCCCATCGAAGCGGAGAGAAACGGCTGCCCGGATCCGGACACCGTGGATGCGATGTGGAAGATGGGTTTGTTCGGTACGGTAGCTCCCGCAGAGTACGGCGGACTGGGAGCATCGACTACAATGTACGCAACACTAGCAGATGCCGTCGGGGCGGTAGATCTGGGACTGGGAGTGTACATTGGAGCACATCAGAGTATTGGTTGGAAGGCTATACAGTTGTATgggtcggaagaacaaaagaagaaGTACTTGCCACGGGTGACGAAGGGAAGAACGCTGGCGGCACTCGCCCTGACCGAGCCGAGTACGGGGTCAGATATAAATTCGGTCAAAATGAGAGCTGTTAGAAGTGGTTGTGGAAAGTATTATACGTTGAACGGTTCCAAAATTTGGATTTCCGGAGGAAATGAGGCCGGCatttttacagtttttgctCGGACCGAGGTGTTGGATGATAAATCGGGCGGGATCAAAGATAAGATTACTGCATTTATAGTGGAACGAGATTTTGAAGGTGTTTCCAGTGGTCCACCGGAGGAAAAGATGGGTATTGTAGTGTCGGGTACAAGTTCTGTGTTCTTCGACGATGTACGTGTCCCGGTGGAGAATGTTCTTGGTGGTGAAGGGAACGGGTTTAAGGTAGCTGTAACTACACTGAATACTGGCCGATTCGGAATGGGTGGAAGCATGTCCGGGATGATGCGAACGTGTATTCAGAAGGCAACGGAACATGCCACCAAGAGGGTTCAGTTTGGACGAAAATTGATAGACTTTGGTAACGTGCAAGAGAAGCTGGCTCGCATGGCTATGTACCAGTATGTGACGCAATCGATGGTCTACATGATCGTCGGTAATATCGACAGCAGTTTCAAGGACTATCAACTGGAAGCGGCTATTTCGAAGGTGTTTTCATCGGAGTCTGCATTCTTGGTGTGCGATGAAGCGATTCAAATTCTCGGTGGGAATGGATACATGAAGGGAAGTGGCTTGGAAAAGTTTCTTCGAGATGTCAGAGTTTTTCGAATCTTCGAGGGAGCCAATGACGTGCTGAGAATGTTTATTGCTCTTACTGGAGCGAAATATGCTGGTTCGCAGTTAAAGGAACTGCAGCGGGCAGTTGAAAAACCAGCTGCCAATTTGGGTTTGATTTTCAGGGAAGGATCTCGTCGCGTGGCTCGTACTATCGGAATCCAGAATGGGAACGATATAAGCGAATACGTCGCTGGTCCTCTCAAGGTATCGGCTCAGCGATGTACCGAGAGtgtaaaaatgtttggaaaaaCAGTACAATCATGTTTGATAAAACATGGAAAGGGTATCGCAGAGCAGCAGTTTATTTTGAAACGATTGGCAGATAGCGCTATCGATATCTACGGCATGACTAGCGTGCTTTCACGTGCAACCAGAGCGATTGAAATAGGCCTACCTTCGGCAGAACATGAACAATTGCTGGCTATTGCATGGAGTGTCGAG GCTAGTGATCGAGTTCACTCGAACCTTCAGCAGATTAATTCAGGGCACTTCTCGAAGTATTGCGACACATTGAGCAGAATCGCCCGAAACGTGAGTGACACTGGAGGAGTTGTACAGCAACTGCCACTTGAACCGTTGCAGTGA